CGCCAGTCTCATATTCCGAGAAAACTTCATAGAGACATTAAACCTCAAAGTCTAAATTTTCTACTCACTGCTCATCTATAAGTTTATAAGCAGGTTCGTCATGAAGAGTGACATCTTCGATAAATACTACACAAATATTATCTTTCTGTTGATACATTTATTGACAATCATGAGGCTCGTGGGCTTTCAATCCACAAAATCGAACAAAAGTTACAACTACTTAACAGGGTTTACCCTGAGGACAACGAGGTTAGAACCTCTGTGTTTCCTTTTAAAGGCCTCAATTCTTTGTAAGTCTGGATGACTTTTCAGATTTATAAGGTCTTAGTTTTCCCCTGGTACACTTTTTTCATATCAAATTAACTTTGTTCTTTTCGATCCCTTAGGAAAGTGTCTTGCACTTTTGGCTTCTCGATGGATGTTACAGCCGTTTCTACCCAGCACATATTCAATGTGAGAGCAACAACTCTTGTGTAAATAAGGAAACTATTTAGTTGCTTCCTTCGTTTAGGGGTCAGTACTCACTCTCCTCCTCGTATACTTTTTTTGCTTGGATTCACCCACCCGGACCTTCTACTACCTCTTTTCCTCAAAGGAGCAAGTCGTAAGTCTTCTTTGTGACCTCTGGCCATGGCTCCGGAAGTCTGTCAAATGAAGTCTTTCAGATTGTAGAAATTCACAGCGTCAAAATAGCACATATCAAAAGACATATGTTACGATGGCTTATAGTCCCTTTACAATAAGCTCTTGTCTAGTTTATACCTTAAATCTGTTTGAGATAATAAGAATTTCCTAAACTTCTGAGCGTTACCGACAAGAGTGGCTTCACATACTTCATACATAGTGTTGGACTATATATCCTCCTGCATTTGTCATCATACCAATGGCTGTGACCCATTTATCTATCCTTTCAAACACATGTTTTCCGGTATCAAGATTAAGAAGAGCACCAAGAACTAATAACAGGCCTTAATGGATTATTCATTAAACAAACTATGGTTTGTTCTATGTGGATAATCGGGTTTATATAAAGTCCATTTCGCTGTTAAAAGCTCAATAAATATTCCATCATCAATAGTATTGGAGATTCTCCAGCCAACCCTAAAGATTGCCGAAGATGTTGGGCTAACTTACTAGTATCATTACCATTAAGGTTAGCTGCTCTTTTTACGGGACCTAAAATGAATGGCGTTACCTTTCCTTGCTACATTTTTTGGACTTGAAGGACTTGATTTAAATCTCGTGCCTCAGGCTTCTTTTAATTAGTCTCTGTTTCCATTACATCATGCCTTTCATTGACCAATAAAAATACCTCTCTTGCAAGAGCATTTCTCCCTTGTATCTACATAGTCATTTACATTGTGTAAGCCATTATACATAGGAGAAGATAAATCTGGTATTCTATCAACctgttttgtttattagaaatgtttatttaattttcttagaaagaatgaaaagctaggattttttttctttaaagaaaatacAGGCCTAATGGCATTTTTGTAAATACTTGAAGCAGTAAAGAGCAAAAATGTAATAATATGACAGATTTCTACTGTAACCAACAGTAGGCCGTGTTTGTCCAAACAGCCAAAGACGGCTCTTTATTTTTCCACTTTCGGAAGTGAGCCTACAGTTGTCTCAAAGGACAAAGTACttgattttaattacgaatcAACCTTATTAGAAATGCTAATTTAGACTTCACGTCGGCTATTTTTATCACAGATATTGCTTCGCAAAGGAATATACCAGATAAATGGGTTGGCATTTGGACAATTAAAGACTAGACAATTCCAATGAACTTTGTAAAGAGATGAAAACAATGCCTATCAATGATTTAATATAtccaataattaaattgaattattgataaatgcaAAACAGATTAACATACAACATTTAAAATAACATGAAGAATATTCTTTTAGTTCTTTTTAAACTCAGGTGAGATGCTAATTGAACATATTTGGACATTTGTCTCCATATATATTGCGGACTAACTTCTTATTCGGCAATCCTCTTTGAATACTTATTCCTTTCTTTGGATTACTCTAAAAGCACTTTCTATGAATTTACCTTTTTTAGATATGAAGCGGGGCTGATACAAGAAATTGTTCGGATCATCTCAACTCAACTAGATCGAACACCATTAAATGTAGCCAAGTATCCGGTTGGGATAGATTCCCGAGTACAAGAGCTTCAAACAATCCTAAATCTACAGTCCAAGGATGATATTCTTATGGTAGGATTATGGGGACAAGGAGGCATAGGCAAGACAACCCTTGCTAAAGCCATTTATAATGCTATTTTTAGAGAGTTTCAAGGTTCTTGTTTCTTGGACCGTGTTAATGaaaattccaaaagtttcaCTGATTTGGTTCATTTGCAGAAAAAATTGCTTTCACAGGTACTGCGAAAAGAATCAATAGTCTTTAGTGTTGATGAAGGAAGTCAATTGATTCAAGATAGACTTTCCAATAAGAAAGTTCTCATTATTCTTGATGGTGTAAATGATGAAGACCAGTTAAATGCTTTAGCTGGAGATTGCAAGTGGTTCGGTAAAGGAAGTAGGATAATTATCACAACAAGAAACAAGCGTCTGCTAACTTCTCATGGAGTATATTCGGATAAGTTGTATAAAGTTACAACTCTCAAATGTGGTGAAGCTCTTGAACTTTTTAGAAAGCATGCTTTTCTAAgaagtcaaaaaataaaaataaggagcAATCTTGTCAATAGTGTTTTACATTACGCCAAAGGCCTTCCTTTGGCACTTGAGGTGTTGGGTTCTTTCTTGTGCGGTAAAGGAGAACATCATTGGGAAAGTACCTTGGAAAAACTAGCCCAaagtcctaaaaaaaaaatcaacgatGTGCTAAAGGTAAGTTATGATGGATTGAAGGATGATGTAAAGGAGATTTTTCTCGACATTGCCTGTTTCTTCAAGGGACAGCAGACAAAGTACATTAGGGAAGTTCTTGATTGTTGTGATTTTAAAACGACTTTTGGGGTTCACAATCTCATTGAGCTCTCCCTAATTAGTGAAGAGGACGGGACCTtacaaatgcatgacttgataAAACGGATGGGTATGAAAATTGTTAAAGGAGAATGCCGTGATGATGCCGGCAAATGCAGTAGGTTATGGCTTTATGATGATGTTCTTGATGTTCTATCAGGAGGTGTGGTAAGACTTTTAGTGTATAAGAATTCAAATTCTATTCTTATCATTGACTTTGTACTATAGTTACAAAGTAACCTAACTGTATTGGAATAAATATACAGGGAACAGATGCAATAAAAGCCATAGTTTTGAAGCTACCAAAATTTGAAGAGACATACATTTGTCCTAATGCTTTCACAAACATGGGACAGTTGAGGTTGCTCATCCTGCATAACGTGGGTAATTCTTTCCAAGGTCCCATCCGTCTCCCTAGTCAATTAAGGTGTTTGGAATTGCATAGTTGTGCCTTGATTCCAGAATTTGGCTATGGTCGAAAGAGATTAGTTAGACTTGATATGCCGAATAGCAAGATCAAGGAACTGCCGAAATTTAAGGTGcgccttctttttttcatgacTTATTCCTGTATGTCTTAAATCAAATGATGTTTGTTATTTTCCTAGGAAAACATCTACAATTACTACACTCCTTATACATATCAGAGCATCAAATGTAGGCTAGCAATCTAGTACATAGAACCAATGCGACCAGAATCTTTCGTTTGTAAATAGTCTACCTTATAACCAACAACTTGATCATACTTGAAATACATATATAGCaaagatttcattttttattcttgtacTTTAACTGCTTTCCTAATCACGTCCATGTGGCTTTAATTTTTCTAACTGAGTCATTTTATTTACACAAATTGTTTAATCAAGTTTCATTAGCATCAAATTTGGTCAAATTCAACTGACGTTGTCATCGGGGATGTCGGAGTATGATGTGAATTGTATATTGTACATATGGTCACCCTTGTAAATAGTGAACGGTGGTAGTTGCCACAACctgctttttttaatttttgggtatAGCTTCTGTCGAAGCTAATGTTATGACTGCTAACGTATGTGCGATATTTAATCTACGTTATATTGTGGAATCAGTCTAATGGCCACATCAGCTAGGTTTGGCTAGATTTGGTACGGGAGagttttgattggaaaatttatgtaagtaaaaggaattgactagaaaaaataaaagtctaaGTACTTGATTAAATAGGTAGTGAAAGTGCAGGAATGAAAAGCAGAAGTTTTCCGTACATATACTAAAAAAACAGCAGTGAGCTCAAACCATCATGACTTTGAGCTGAAAATTGAAACAAATACTTCTTCGTATGCAATTTAATGTTTGAACGTAGAATGTGCTTAAGCTATACGAGAAgactttttatttgatttgtagGCTTTTGATATATGTAATAGTCTCAATATCATTAAAGGCCCCTCCCATGAGAGAATTGAGAAGCCACGTACTCATTACTCTATGGGTGGTAATAgataaatctaattttcttGTTAAGTTTCAAGTGGTGTACGAGATAAAATATTAGAATGTCAAAATAATTTAACTAATTCATAGAGAATTAACAATTTTATCAATATGACTGAGCTTGACTAAGGCTTTGATTTCATGCTAAACCCAAGAGGTTgttataaatctcgtgttcgaaaattacaaaaaaataaaaatgctttaTTCATAATTAAGTACAAAAAAGAACCTTTAGAGAAAAGTCATCATTCAGTTTTGATCACTTACTCCCAATTCTTAAGAAGTAGTTGCATCGCTATGTACCGTAGATTTCTAGAGTTTCGTGCGTAAAAAACTCAACACTGTTTGGTGCTAGTAATTTCTTAAGAGCATAggtaaatttcaaaatcatCGATAACTAAATTTTGATCAGCAACTTATTTGGCGGGTAATCAGTAAGTTACCGATAGTTTTATGGCAGAATCAAGAAATATTTAGTTTATAAACGTGCTAGAAGTTACCAAAAGTTTTGTGAAAGTACCGAcgattatttgattattttcaattaccagatatttttgtaaataatcaatATTACTTGAGTAGCGTCCAACGTATTAAAGTTactaatttaaaagaaaattgccaACTCGTAATTGAGTCTATATATCAACTATCATTTGACTTTATAAATATTACCGACTGGTTCAAGAACTTACCAATATTCAACTGCTAAAATTAGTATCATATTAAAGTTACTAACTCTTACAGCAAGTTACCAATATTAATTTGAGTGATATACCGACTCTTCATAAGTAAAGTTACCATTTTGTTTTAGTTATTAACTCTTATTTGTTTAAGTTACTAGCGTTTATCTAATTGTTTagaaatcacttttttttttaaaaaattaccaatatttatttgtcGATGTTTTCATTATGTTAAAATTACGAactcttacaaaaaaaaaatgccgaTGTTTTAATTTAAAGTACAAGAAGGCATTCACGAGTACATCTCTATTCTACATGTCTAATTGTTACACATATTTCGGTAATAATTGATATTACTTTATATTCTATTGTATAATTCTCTAATCGAATAATGCAAATTTTGGtaataaatgtttaaaaatatttttttatgtatatatagatTCTACTTAAAAATATGCATATTATTATATGCTTAAATTTGATTGTTTATGATGAGGTCCGAAAAGAATCTGACCCATCTCATATTTGACTTACATTTAAcaaacaataataaatgaaagatcaaattcatatttggctcatattttacaaataaatcaTTGAATTCATAATTGAGAAATAATCGTAAGGCCCTGGATGTTTAGTGGATCATCCATCCAAACTCCTTGTGGGGTTTTATGTTGGGTAAAACTAAAAACTGATCGCCCAATTTTATTGATCCCGGGGATGAGTCTACCATGACCACTTTCTTGGCCCAATCACTTCGGCCATTCCATGGCCTTCCAGTCAATGATCCCGAGGCTCACTTTCGGTCCATCTCGTATCTGTTAGTTAACCACAACCCACGGCCTATTACATGTTGTTGCACCTAAGAAAGAAAAGTGTCTTTTAAAAACGAAAGTCCATCCGAGAATCTTGGCTCGTTGGATTTATTCATAGGCAGGTCATACTAAACCAAAAGAAATGGGCAACCGGTCCGTCCGATTAAAATGCATGAGGAAGACAATACTTACAGATACTAAAGTTTATAATGGTGAAAATTATTCATTGTAATTCCTCAATTAGTGCTTTTCATTTTAATGGGGGCTTTTGCACATAAAATCTATCCAAGAAGATACATGTTTTTGGGCTTTGGTCAGATTCCATTAAGAGAGACCCAAATCAACGTGTTACTCATTTTTCCTGGCCATGTATGGTGGGTAAAGGTAATCACCTAAGGGCATCCAAGTGATGGACGAGTCCTTCGGTGCACGAAGTTGTTAGCAGTGGTATTCATTGATATAATGTGTCAAAAACCAAAGTCTTGCTCAGTTTTTCCAATAATTTTCACTATTTTCTGTTTGGATTTAATATCATCACACGTAGATTTTTCGCATCAAATCTATCATTCTCTAAATCAAATAAGTCTTGTAGTTGTCTGTCACTGTTGACAGATTTGCATTATGAAGGTCAGTTTGGGCTAGAGGtatcaacttgagaattttgtGAGGCAGAAATTAGTCTAACGTAAATATATCATAGGGGACTAGTTTAGGATCTTTCATGATTTTAACCCTCTCTGTTAATCAAAGGATAAACCTGCTAATTTCTTATAAGCTCTAGCAAAGAATTTCATTGATGTGTATAGTTATTTTGTTATAATCTTCTACACATGTTTTATCACTCTTGCGAAAAAGTCTTGTCGATATCAACATTCATAATATTAAATATAGTCTTATCCATGCGATGCACATGCATCTTACTAGTTTTCTGTATAAGTCAATACCATTATCTTATTAGTGAGGTACGTAATGAAATGGTCTGTAATTTAAAACTATGTAGTAACTTAAAAGTATTGGTTACTTACCAAAGCATTattattaaacaatttttcaatcaaatctTTGTTAGCAACATAATTTGACAATTAACAATGTCTTTCAACTTTTACCTGCACGGAACAGTGTTCCAATTTTACACAATGGGATAACAGAATCGTCCCCTTGTAATTTGTTTAGGAAAACTATAAGAACCATTTATTTGCCACCAGACAAATAGaaataattacttatttattagagccaaattttgaattaaatacttatctcagattttttcttttcatccgGAATGTCTACCCAAGTTGATTTCTTTGTTCTTGCAGGACTTCATAAAACTAAAGTTCATTAGCTTCAGTGAATGCCAATCATTGGTTTGTATACCGGACCTCAATTGTACTCCAAATCTCGAGATATTGGATCTTTATAAGTGCAAAAACTTGGAGAGTGTCCACGAATCAGTTTCGTATCACAACAAGTTACAGCTTTTGAATTTAGGTGATTGCTCAAAACTCCATCATCTCCCTGATGTGCTCCATTCCAAGAATCTTCAACTTCTCAATCTTAATGGTTGCTCAAAGTTGCAAAGACTCCCTGATTTTTCggataaaatgaaaaggttgCAAGGACTTTATTTACAAAGTACTTTGATTGAGGGACTTCCTGCATCcatagaaaatcttgtctctttGGGGGAAATGGATTTAGATTACTGTGAGAATTTAACAATCCTCCCGTCTAGCATTTACAGGTTGCCAAATCTTGAATTGTTGACACTTCGTGGTTGCTCAAACCTAGTCAAGTTTCCAAAGATGGGGGTGGATTCGAGTGATCCCCATACAAAAATGGGATTTCCTAAGTTATCGTTTCTAGACATTAGCGGATGCATTTTATCGGAAATAGAGTTCCTGGATAATCCTTCTTGGTTTCCctccttaaattatttttttttggaaggaaCCGATTTTACTAACCTTCTTGCATGCGAGCAACAATATAAGTCGCCCCATTCACCTGTTTTGCATTGTAAAAGAATACAAGagatcctcgatattccaaggCAATTTCAACGTCGATGGGCAATTGGCTGCGAAACTCTATGTGAAAGGGCCTCAAACATATGTGACTTTGACAATGTTGACTTATCTTCATGTCATGAATGGTTCCGTGATAATGTTATGTTGAAGCAAGAGGTTagactctccctctctctttgattgataTGTGACCGTGTACGTGTTGGCTGCACCGAGTGTTTGTATACTGTAAAAGGCCAAAAATCCTGAATTGGTGGACTAATTAACAAAAGCAAACCATTTAAAAGTGATTTTGCATGTATGTGTAGTGGAGATGGCTATAAGGCAACGGAAATGATATTCTCGCTATCTGTAGAACTCTAGTTCTCTGTGTCATTACAGGGATCACCCAATGAAAAACTTCAACAATATATGTTCATCCAGTTACAAAATCTTCAACAGTACATATCTTGTTTCCACCAattaagtacaaaaaaaaat
This region of Eucalyptus grandis isolate ANBG69807.140 chromosome 8, ASM1654582v1, whole genome shotgun sequence genomic DNA includes:
- the LOC104457321 gene encoding TMV resistance protein N → MEAIKESQIAIVVFSENYASSKWCLDELAEIMECKEQRNLVVFPVFYKVEPREVRTPGKGDRQSYGKAMAEHEVNFGKDSEKVKRWKKALSNVGSLSGWHVTENEYEAGLIQEIVRIISTQLDRTPLNVAKYPVGIDSRVQELQTILNLQSKDDILMVGLWGQGGIGKTTLAKAIYNAIFREFQGSCFLDRVNENSKSFTDLVHLQKKLLSQVLRKESIVFSVDEGSQLIQDRLSNKKVLIILDGVNDEDQLNALAGDCKWFGKGSRIIITTRNKRLLTSHGVYSDKLYKVTTLKCGEALELFRKHAFLRSQKIKIRSNLVNSVLHYAKGLPLALEVLGSFLCGKGEHHWESTLEKLAQSPKKKINDVLKVSYDGLKDDVKEIFLDIACFFKGQQTKYIREVLDCCDFKTTFGVHNLIELSLISEEDGTLQMHDLIKRMGMKIVKGECRDDAGKCSRLWLYDDVLDVLSGGVGTDAIKAIVLKLPKFEETYICPNAFTNMGQLRLLILHNVGNSFQGPIRLPSQLRCLELHSCALIPEFGYGRKRLVRLDMPNSKIKELPKFKDFIKLKFISFSECQSLVCIPDLNCTPNLEILDLYKCKNLESVHESVSYHNKLQLLNLGDCSKLHHLPDVLHSKNLQLLNLNGCSKLQRLPDFSDKMKRLQGLYLQSTLIEGLPASIENLVSLGEMDLDYCENLTILPSSIYRLPNLELLTLRGCSNLVKFPKMGVDSSDPHTKMGFPKLSFLDISGCILSEIEFLDNPSWFPSLNYFFLEGTDFTNLLACEQQYKSPHSPVLHCKRIQEILDIPRQFQRRWAIGCETLCERASNICDFDNVDLSSCHEWFRDNVMLKQEDFYSVQGCQQVVMRGGEMPEWLLPNNEGHISFVASKDLFEKFLGLAFCVVARTKCGEKETHLDIVATINGSSNFGASFTPLMDSDHVFLQCFEPRLLWSKVSIVPNDWNCFTLTLTTWGSLIVKTCGFRLICKPLEKNDLEIFLQHNQSLDPALLYEVRHEDHRTRMVEESSSETEDLLGNKISKEENSSSDLILEGSNVTDIPIQNYRYFQFDRVYRKYRNVVPGREMLKEFVPVEDGTISFMASQDLYDKFIGLALCVVFGVEDGKNEISFDIVPHINGEMRNVLSGTLGSFDSNHTWIQYLRPNVLWGLLEGEVDFAQFDEIYLRFSLDVRVLGGTLQKLGYMIRCGPLEDDLKAVLGDKITVNPASLYEEDSYESSFLSEDSFLRRINLIAPV